From the Pedobacter cryoconitis genome, one window contains:
- a CDS encoding phosphatidylglycerol lysyltransferase domain-containing protein produces the protein MKLSAQYNPVPFIKDNYKIIASYIFTLFFIGLGIWFIQHEKAELQQVKHLVLTSKWDWITLGIALSVVYIFVHGIMYKYAFKAVGSEVNLLDSTMLYLKRNFVSVFLPAGGVSSLAFFSGDIEKKGVTKSQINFASSIYGFVGILSVVVIAIPVFIYAIFKGSIGAGEWIGLISIFVLIGGIYLIYRSIANSGKVYQLLVKYIPSVEVFLAEFKSNKIERNGFIWTFVYSMLIEIIGVVHIYIAMVALNIEPSIIIATISYVVGVVFLIISPFLRGLGAVEASMTFMLIRLGYSEAAAVSVTFLYRFMEFWIPMLLGALSFLVKINKLLMRIVPALMILALGIVNIVSVLTPAIHERLVFLKNFLPISAIAASNYFVLVVGLFLLVTAAFMLRGLKMAWYFALSLCVFSLFGNLTKAFDYEEALYSVIVIIGLIASRKEYYVKHNSRLRFIGIQTTLLSVVAVVLYGTIGFYFLDAKHFNVDFGILQSIKYTLENFVLIDSSDLMPQDAFARGFLYSINISGFLSVAFLVYTLIRPYIIKDTTDAEEFDWARTQLDQYGNSAMDYFKTYPDKLIYRSPDLEGFISYRIAGNFAVVLESPVTAPENLKAFIKSFDKYCFESGMKSFYYRVAEENVDAFTQSGKKRLFLGQEGVVNLTTFTLDGGNRKSIRNALKKVGEKGYHSKIYEAPVKDGLLQKIKSVSDEWLAETEREEIVFSQGMFDWEELKNQTIITVENSEEKIVAFLNIIPDYAKGEGTYDLIRKTADAPNGVIDFILVELFKHLKEKGYTSVNIGFAPLSGLNDPKNLPERSLKFAYEKIKSFSHYKGLRDAKDKFSPVWHNKYLIYAQDYDLIQIPAVLSKVIKP, from the coding sequence ATGAAATTATCTGCACAATATAACCCGGTCCCTTTTATAAAGGACAATTATAAAATCATTGCGAGTTATATTTTCACGCTGTTTTTTATTGGTTTGGGCATCTGGTTTATTCAACACGAAAAAGCAGAACTCCAGCAAGTAAAACATCTTGTTCTGACCTCTAAATGGGATTGGATCACCTTGGGTATTGCACTCAGTGTCGTTTACATTTTTGTACACGGTATAATGTATAAATATGCCTTTAAAGCAGTAGGAAGTGAAGTTAATTTGCTTGATTCCACCATGTTGTACTTGAAAAGGAACTTTGTCAGTGTATTTCTTCCGGCAGGAGGAGTTTCCTCACTGGCTTTTTTTAGCGGAGACATCGAGAAAAAAGGGGTAACTAAATCTCAGATTAATTTTGCTTCATCCATTTATGGTTTTGTAGGTATACTTTCGGTAGTTGTTATTGCTATCCCGGTATTTATTTATGCGATCTTCAAAGGAAGTATAGGGGCGGGAGAATGGATCGGATTGATTTCCATTTTTGTTTTAATAGGTGGTATATATTTGATTTACAGGTCTATAGCTAATAGTGGTAAGGTTTATCAGTTATTAGTGAAATACATCCCTTCCGTAGAAGTTTTTCTTGCAGAATTCAAAAGCAATAAAATTGAGCGTAACGGCTTTATCTGGACGTTCGTTTACAGTATGCTGATCGAGATCATCGGTGTAGTGCATATCTATATTGCTATGGTAGCACTGAATATTGAACCGTCTATCATTATCGCTACTATCAGTTATGTGGTTGGCGTTGTATTCCTGATTATCTCTCCATTTTTAAGAGGTTTAGGTGCAGTAGAGGCTTCAATGACCTTTATGCTGATCCGTTTAGGCTATTCAGAAGCAGCGGCAGTATCGGTTACTTTCCTTTATCGTTTCATGGAATTCTGGATCCCAATGTTATTAGGTGCTTTAAGCTTCCTGGTTAAAATCAATAAATTACTGATGCGTATCGTACCAGCACTGATGATCCTGGCTTTAGGAATTGTAAATATAGTTTCCGTACTCACACCGGCAATTCACGAAAGATTGGTGTTCTTAAAGAACTTTCTGCCGATCTCAGCTATTGCAGCCTCAAACTATTTTGTACTTGTAGTCGGCTTGTTTTTACTGGTTACTGCTGCATTCATGCTCCGGGGACTTAAAATGGCCTGGTACTTTGCCTTAAGTTTATGTGTATTCTCGCTGTTTGGAAACCTGACCAAGGCTTTTGATTATGAAGAAGCACTTTATTCAGTCATCGTTATTATCGGCCTGATTGCTTCCAGAAAAGAATATTATGTTAAACATAACTCCAGACTTCGCTTTATAGGTATTCAAACGACCTTACTCAGTGTTGTTGCGGTAGTTTTATACGGTACTATTGGTTTTTATTTCCTGGATGCCAAACACTTTAACGTTGATTTCGGGATCCTTCAATCTATAAAATATACTTTAGAGAATTTTGTGCTGATTGATAGTAGTGATCTTATGCCACAGGATGCTTTTGCAAGAGGATTTCTGTATTCTATCAATATTAGTGGATTCTTGTCTGTAGCCTTCTTGGTTTATACTTTGATCCGTCCATATATTATCAAAGACACAACCGATGCAGAAGAATTCGACTGGGCAAGAACTCAATTGGATCAATATGGAAACTCAGCGATGGATTATTTCAAAACCTATCCTGATAAGCTGATTTACCGCTCGCCAGATCTGGAGGGCTTTATTTCTTACCGGATCGCCGGAAACTTTGCCGTAGTGCTGGAATCACCTGTGACGGCTCCTGAAAACTTAAAAGCGTTTATCAAATCATTTGATAAGTATTGCTTTGAAAGCGGCATGAAAAGCTTTTACTACCGTGTAGCTGAAGAAAATGTGGATGCCTTTACCCAAAGTGGTAAAAAGCGTTTATTCTTAGGTCAGGAAGGGGTGGTTAACCTGACTACTTTTACGCTGGATGGAGGAAATAGAAAATCAATCCGTAATGCGCTTAAAAAGGTAGGTGAAAAAGGATACCATAGCAAGATCTACGAAGCACCGGTTAAGGACGGTCTGTTGCAAAAAATAAAATCAGTCTCTGACGAATGGCTGGCAGAAACAGAACGGGAAGAGATTGTTTTCTCTCAGGGAATGTTTGACTGGGAAGAACTGAAAAATCAAACGATCATCACTGTAGAGAATTCGGAAGAAAAGATTGTTGCCTTTTTAAATATCATTCCTGACTATGCTAAAGGGGAAGGTACTTACGATCTGATCAGAAAAACAGCAGATGCACCAAACGGTGTTATTGACTTTATTCTGGTGGAGTTATTTAAACACTTGAAAGAAAAAGGATATACTTCAGTTAATATTGGTTTTGCACCCTTATCAGGCTTGAATGATCCAAAGAACCTTCCTGAACGCTCCTTGAAATTTGCTTATGAGAAGATCAAATCTTTCTCTCATTACAAAGGGCTCAGAGATGCGAAGGATAAATTTTCACCAGTATGGCATAATAAATACCTGATTTATGCACAGGATTATGACCTTATTCAAATTCCGGCAGTATTGTCCAAAGTGATTAAACCTTAA